In Neisseria dentiae, one DNA window encodes the following:
- a CDS encoding helix-turn-helix domain-containing protein — MSVKLMSKAWEMDIPTGQKMVLLALCDHANDDGVCYPSQDKLSVKCSMAKRTIVSHIQWLEERRIITHKRRQNTQRRQSNLYQITLENYSQESKNNHSACANSACANSACANSACANSAPESANFAPSESANFAPSYYIEEPSVFNHQEEPSVVAPTAEAADAPPPCLPKLLNRDCLQDGDVLVLEAEAMPSEKPAKQKTANPDNTKTWEAYRQAYLQRYGVEPIRNAQANALIANLVKAVGGEEAPMLAWFYVSHNKGWYVQNRHALKHLIADVQAVRTDWLRNEQMTTIRAKQAERKSSTAEAAARLIAKYEAEGVQNG, encoded by the coding sequence ATGAGTGTTAAATTGATGTCAAAAGCATGGGAAATGGATATACCGACAGGACAAAAGATGGTTCTGTTGGCTTTGTGTGACCATGCAAACGATGATGGCGTCTGCTATCCGTCGCAAGATAAATTATCAGTAAAGTGTTCAATGGCTAAAAGAACGATTGTTTCACATATCCAATGGCTTGAGGAGCGCAGAATAATCACGCATAAGCGCCGGCAAAATACCCAACGTCGCCAGTCTAATTTGTATCAAATTACCCTTGAGAACTACTCTCAAGAATCAAAAAACAATCATTCTGCATGTGCAAATTCTGCATGTGCAAATTCTGCATGTGCAAATTCTGCATGTGCAAATTCTGCGCCCGAAAGTGCAAATTTTGCACCTTCCGAAAGTGCAAATTTTGCACCTTCGTATTATATAGAAGAACCATCAGTATTTAACCATCAAGAAGAACCATCAGTAGTTGCGCCTACCGCCGAAGCGGCAGACGCGCCGCCACCGTGCTTACCAAAATTGCTGAACCGTGATTGTCTGCAAGACGGTGATGTGCTGGTGTTGGAAGCCGAAGCCATGCCGTCTGAAAAACCTGCCAAACAGAAAACGGCCAATCCCGACAATACGAAAACATGGGAAGCATATCGCCAAGCCTACCTGCAACGTTACGGCGTTGAGCCTATCCGCAATGCACAGGCAAACGCCCTGATTGCTAACTTGGTTAAAGCGGTGGGCGGCGAAGAAGCACCGATGTTGGCTTGGTTTTACGTCAGCCACAACAAAGGCTGGTATGTGCAAAACCGCCATGCGTTAAAGCACTTGATTGCCGATGTGCAGGCTGTGCGCACCGACTGGCTGCGTAACGAGCAGATGACGACAATACGGGCAAAACAGGCTGAGCGCAAGTCAAGCACCGCCGAAGCTGCCGCCCGTCTGATTGCAAAATACGAAGCGGAGGGCGTGCAAAATGGGTAA
- a CDS encoding helix-turn-helix domain-containing protein — MSENLSQCNMILNLLQSGGSLTSYEAYTKLNITQLGARIKELESRGYVIGRTWETSNNKRYKRYFLG, encoded by the coding sequence ATGTCTGAAAACCTATCTCAATGCAACATGATTTTAAACCTGTTGCAAAGCGGCGGAAGCTTAACCAGCTACGAAGCATATACCAAGTTAAACATTACACAACTTGGCGCACGAATTAAAGAATTGGAATCGCGCGGATATGTGATTGGCAGGACTTGGGAAACAAGCAATAACAAACGTTATAAACGGTATTTTTTAGGGTAA
- a CDS encoding LexA family transcriptional regulator encodes MNMKTIEEIRAERLDLIIKQLGSQSNFAEAIGKSPSQVSQWVNSSLDSKSGKPRSLSSSTARKIEKILKLPNAWFDTPINVDNSGTMQLSNNYGNGHQSNNQYSMYSQGGESQPATPAQQDQFLKVMPLLDISDGLQYALGNLPQDEMQRAGDKIATFVSHSDKSFGIKMADDSMTIQNAADDETIFKGDILIIEPMMEPRDNDIVLVCLDYSTRQRPIIARLQFGISGGYMINQANRSAGYIPMPDDAVICGVVIEIKRRIIEPDIVRSRHDDGWQILNTLQKAV; translated from the coding sequence GTGAACATGAAGACGATAGAAGAAATACGTGCAGAAAGATTGGACTTAATAATTAAGCAGTTAGGAAGCCAATCGAATTTTGCAGAGGCTATAGGCAAGTCCCCTTCGCAAGTATCTCAATGGGTTAATAGCTCTCTTGATTCAAAGTCAGGCAAGCCGCGGTCGTTAAGCTCAAGCACGGCTCGAAAAATAGAAAAAATATTAAAACTGCCGAACGCATGGTTTGATACGCCTATTAATGTTGACAACAGCGGAACCATGCAGCTATCGAACAACTACGGAAACGGCCACCAGTCAAACAACCAATACAGCATGTATAGCCAGGGCGGCGAATCCCAGCCGGCCACACCTGCTCAGCAAGACCAGTTTTTAAAGGTCATGCCGCTACTTGATATTTCAGACGGCCTGCAATACGCATTAGGAAATTTGCCGCAAGATGAAATGCAGCGGGCTGGCGATAAGATAGCAACGTTTGTTTCACATTCTGACAAGTCGTTTGGCATTAAAATGGCCGACGACAGCATGACAATTCAAAATGCGGCAGACGATGAAACCATTTTCAAAGGCGATATCCTGATTATTGAACCGATGATGGAGCCGCGCGATAACGATATAGTGTTGGTGTGTCTTGATTACAGCACTCGTCAACGCCCCATTATTGCCCGCCTGCAATTTGGGATATCCGGCGGATATATGATTAACCAAGCCAACCGATCGGCTGGTTATATACCGATGCCTGATGATGCCGTGATATGTGGCGTGGTAATAGAAATAAAACGACGCATCATAGAACCTGATATTGTCCGGTCAAGACATGATGACGGCTGGCAGATTTTAAACACGCTACAAAAGGCCGTCTAA
- a CDS encoding AAA family ATPase, which translates to MGIMTMILGESGTGKTSSLRNLPPEKTALIQIVKKPLPFKPKGWSVAAENDGGGLKKAAESGNIYITDNAGEIVHILQKTTKEIIVIDDFQYLMANEFMRGVTTEAKGNEQFMKFNRIAKNTWDVINAAAKTSDEKRVYVLAHTQTDDFGKTKVKTIGKLLDEKITLEGLFSIVLRTEAANGNYSFRTQNSGNDTVKSPMGMFDDIQIGNDLNEVDMAICEFYSIRQGGES; encoded by the coding sequence ATGGGAATTATGACAATGATTTTGGGGGAGAGCGGAACGGGCAAAACATCGTCTTTGCGCAATCTGCCGCCCGAAAAAACAGCCCTGATACAGATTGTAAAAAAGCCCCTGCCGTTTAAGCCGAAGGGTTGGAGCGTAGCGGCGGAAAATGACGGCGGCGGATTAAAGAAAGCCGCCGAATCGGGCAACATCTACATCACCGATAACGCTGGCGAGATAGTACATATCTTGCAGAAAACAACGAAAGAAATCATCGTAATCGACGACTTCCAATACCTGATGGCAAACGAATTTATGCGCGGCGTGACAACCGAAGCCAAAGGAAACGAGCAATTTATGAAGTTTAACCGTATTGCCAAGAACACATGGGACGTAATCAATGCGGCAGCAAAAACATCAGATGAAAAGCGCGTTTATGTTTTGGCGCATACTCAAACAGATGATTTTGGAAAAACCAAAGTAAAAACCATCGGCAAGCTGCTTGACGAAAAAATCACACTGGAAGGCTTGTTCAGCATTGTGTTACGCACCGAAGCAGCCAACGGGAACTATTCATTCCGCACCCAAAACAGCGGCAACGACACCGTGAAAAGCCCGATGGGAATGTTTGATGACATTCAGATTGGAAACGACCTTAACGAAGTAGACATGGCAATTTGTGAATTTTACTCAATCCGACAAGGAGGCGAATCATGA
- a CDS encoding transcriptional regulator — translation MKFIDYAKTQQRGWQTKMANDIGVKNADLFYWVKGKRPVPIHHCVKIERATNGEVTRKDLRPDDWHEIWPELADK, via the coding sequence ATGAAATTTATTGATTACGCTAAAACCCAACAACGGGGCTGGCAAACCAAGATGGCAAATGACATAGGCGTTAAAAACGCAGACTTGTTTTATTGGGTTAAAGGCAAACGGCCTGTACCCATTCATCATTGCGTGAAAATCGAGCGAGCCACTAACGGCGAGGTAACGCGCAAGGATTTGCGCCCCGATGATTGGCATGAGATTTGGCCGGAATTGGCCGACAAATAA
- a CDS encoding DUF1064 domain-containing protein: protein MKNKMYALGRLKTGEMNKTEKAYAEYLESLKQAGAIAWYRFEGVKLRLADNTFYTPDFAVMSAAGTMEMHEVKGHWMDDAKVKIKVAAEMYPFRFIAIKAKAKKDGGGWDMQLF, encoded by the coding sequence GTGAAGAATAAAATGTACGCACTAGGCCGTCTGAAAACTGGCGAAATGAACAAAACAGAAAAGGCTTACGCGGAATACTTGGAATCGCTGAAACAGGCGGGGGCTATCGCTTGGTATCGGTTCGAGGGCGTGAAGCTGCGGCTGGCGGATAACACTTTCTACACTCCCGACTTTGCTGTGATGAGTGCAGCGGGAACAATGGAAATGCACGAAGTGAAAGGGCATTGGATGGATGATGCAAAAGTAAAAATCAAGGTGGCCGCCGAAATGTACCCGTTCAGATTTATTGCCATTAAAGCCAAGGCAAAAAAAGACGGGGGCGGTTGGGATATGCAATTGTTTTAA